From a single Cinclus cinclus chromosome 16, bCinCin1.1, whole genome shotgun sequence genomic region:
- the LOC134050433 gene encoding salivary gland specific protein SAGSIN1 → MAAALSALAARLSQSAAARSYGVFCKGLTRTLLIFFDLAWKLRINFPYLYIVASMMLNVRLQVHIEIH, encoded by the exons ATGGCGGCGGCTCTGTCCGCACTCGCTGCCAGGCTCTCCCAGTCGGCCGCGGCCAGGTCCTACGGCGTGTTCTGCAAGGGGCTCACCAGGACCCTCCTCATCTTCTTCGACCTGGCCTGGAAGCTCCGCATCAACTTCCCCTACCTCTACATCGTCGCCTCCATGATGCTCAACGTGCGGCTGCAG GTCCATATTGAGATCCATTGA